A region from the Chrysoperla carnea chromosome 4, inChrCarn1.1, whole genome shotgun sequence genome encodes:
- the LOC123297626 gene encoding ADAMTS-like protein 4 isoform X1 produces the protein MCDMKIRRQLKMQKNNLKSTLSFLLLCLMAVGPNGILGLDLTPRFHQSTAKNLHIGELCSACEDANSKCILMSFIFTQPQMSPGYTLIATIPKGACYVNITQLRPTRNHLALRNPDGSYVFNGNWAINKNGIYDAAGTKFYYNRPDNLTLLESITSVGPLMNPIDIMLVYRVPNPGVKYEYKIASKSALMSEKIAPPSIDLRRLDHRPSTLSSQADEAVTLPRHNHRIMKNRRKKYSWKISPSRTPCSKSCGGGFQSQIVVCVRESTQIPVHERRCIHSDKPTVLPVRCATQPCPAHWITTWSPCSVTCGQGEQTRLTFECKQEISHKISIMVNEGACMEPKPPLRKACFVRDCDETGTTVSPDDDEIASNDLNQDNNKYQQAFWRTGPWSQCSSTCGNGYRTRSVICHGHMIRADDCPIQQRPNIRERCENLPPCNTDYETTTQIRTNLLTSSHTIHNVTSSSWLYTEWSQNCDDDCGTGSQYRRVACLRNDDTCADTLKPEIQRSCTSDRHCGGKWYTGPWGRCIEPCGVNPIQKREVLCVIHVKGQSRIVNEKTCPITTRPITEKPCEDVHCPSQWYTSDWGVCSNPVNSNNCENAIQRRDVRCLDANQHDANNCDNEATPPMKRSCEPAHCSNRDLSNLNRAAPGDQPALDGGCVDKIDRCRTAVQARLCQYEYYQTKCCLSCSRAPELPRD, from the exons ATGTGTGATATGAAGATACGTCGTCAACTCAAAATGCAGAAGAACAACTTGAAGTCgacattatcatttttattattgtgtcTTATg gcaGTGGGTCCAAATGGTATATTAGGATTAGATTTAACACCACGCTTTCATCAATCTACGGCAAAGAATTTGCATATAGGTGAATTATGTTCAGCATGCGAAGATGCAAATAGTAAATGTATATTAATGAGCTTCATTTTTACACAACCACAAATGTCGCCTGGTTACACTTTAATTGCCACGATTCCAAAAGGTGCTTGTTATGTAAATATAACACAACTGAGGCCAACGCGAAATCATTTAG CCCTACGTAATCCCGATGGTAGTTATGTATTCAACGGAAATTGGGCAATCAATAAAAATGGTATATATGATGCAgctggaacaaaattttattataatcgacccgataatttaacattattagAATCAATTACAAGTGTCGGTCCATTAATGAATCCGATCGATATTATGCTCGTGTATAGAGTACCAAACCCTGGagttaaatatgaatataaaattgccTCAAAATCAGCATTAATGAGTGAAAAAATAGCGCCACCATCTATCGACTTACGACGTCTAGATCATCGACCATCTACTCTATCATCACAAGCTGATGAAGCGGTCACACTACCTAGACATAATCATCGTATTATGAAAAATCGTCGAAAAAAATACTCATGGAAAATATCACCAAGTCGTACACCGTGTTCGAAATCATGCGGTGGTGGTTTTCAATCACAAATTGTTGTGTGCGTGCGAGAATCGACACAAATACCGGTACACGAACGTCGATGCATACATTCAGACAAACCGACGGTGTTACCAGTACGATGTGCGACACAACCATGTCCGGCACATTGGATTACAACGTGGAGTCCATGTTCTGTGACATGCGGTCAAGGTGAACAAACACGTTTGACGTTTGAATGTAAACAAGAAATTAGtcataaaataagtattatggTGAATGAAGGTGCATGTATGGAACCAAAACCACCACTTCGAAAAGCATGTTTTGTGCGTGATTGTGATGAAACTGGTACAACTGTTTCGCCTGATGACGATGAAATAGCAAGTAATGATTTAAATcaggataataataaatatcagcAAGCATTTTGGCGTACTGGTCCATGGTCACag tgttCGTCTACATGTGGAAATGGTTATCGCACGCGTTCAGTGATTTGTCATGGTCATATGATTCGTGCTGACGATTGTCCAATACAACAACGTCCAAATATTCGAGAACGATGTGAAAATCTCCCACCTTGTAATACAGATTACGAGACAACAACACAAATTCGTACCAATTTATTAACATCTTCACACACTATTCATAATGTGACGTCGTCATCATGGTTATATACAGAATGGTCACAAAATTGTGACGATGATTGTGGTACAGGTAGTCAATACCGACGTGTTGCATGTTTACGTAATGATGATACATGCGCAGACACATTAAAACCTGAAATACAACGTTCTTGCACAAGTGATCGTCATTGTGGTGGAAAATGGTATACAGGACCATGGGGTCGATGTATTGAACCATGCGGTGTAAATCCGATACAAAAACGTGAAGTTTTATGTGTGATACATGTGAAAGGACAAAGTCgtattgtaaatgaaaaaacttgTCCAATTACAACACGGCCCATTACCGAGAAACCATGTGAGGATGTACATTGTCCATCACAATGGTATACGAGTGATTGGGGTGTATGTAGTAATCCCGTAAATAGTAATAATTGTGAGAATGCCATTCAACGACGTGATGTTCGATGTTTGGATGCAAATCAACATGACGCAAATAATTGTGATAATGAAGCTACACCGCCTATGAAACGGTCGTGTGAACCTGCACATTGTTCGAATAgagatttatcaaatttaaataggGCTGCACCGGGTGATCAACCAGCCTTAGATG
- the LOC123297626 gene encoding ADAMTS-like protein 4 isoform X2 gives MRGMCVEGKCRAVGPNGILGLDLTPRFHQSTAKNLHIGELCSACEDANSKCILMSFIFTQPQMSPGYTLIATIPKGACYVNITQLRPTRNHLALRNPDGSYVFNGNWAINKNGIYDAAGTKFYYNRPDNLTLLESITSVGPLMNPIDIMLVYRVPNPGVKYEYKIASKSALMSEKIAPPSIDLRRLDHRPSTLSSQADEAVTLPRHNHRIMKNRRKKYSWKISPSRTPCSKSCGGGFQSQIVVCVRESTQIPVHERRCIHSDKPTVLPVRCATQPCPAHWITTWSPCSVTCGQGEQTRLTFECKQEISHKISIMVNEGACMEPKPPLRKACFVRDCDETGTTVSPDDDEIASNDLNQDNNKYQQAFWRTGPWSQCSSTCGNGYRTRSVICHGHMIRADDCPIQQRPNIRERCENLPPCNTDYETTTQIRTNLLTSSHTIHNVTSSSWLYTEWSQNCDDDCGTGSQYRRVACLRNDDTCADTLKPEIQRSCTSDRHCGGKWYTGPWGRCIEPCGVNPIQKREVLCVIHVKGQSRIVNEKTCPITTRPITEKPCEDVHCPSQWYTSDWGVCSNPVNSNNCENAIQRRDVRCLDANQHDANNCDNEATPPMKRSCEPAHCSNRDLSNLNRAAPGDQPALDGGCVDKIDRCRTAVQARLCQYEYYQTKCCLSCSRAPELPRD, from the exons gcaGTGGGTCCAAATGGTATATTAGGATTAGATTTAACACCACGCTTTCATCAATCTACGGCAAAGAATTTGCATATAGGTGAATTATGTTCAGCATGCGAAGATGCAAATAGTAAATGTATATTAATGAGCTTCATTTTTACACAACCACAAATGTCGCCTGGTTACACTTTAATTGCCACGATTCCAAAAGGTGCTTGTTATGTAAATATAACACAACTGAGGCCAACGCGAAATCATTTAG CCCTACGTAATCCCGATGGTAGTTATGTATTCAACGGAAATTGGGCAATCAATAAAAATGGTATATATGATGCAgctggaacaaaattttattataatcgacccgataatttaacattattagAATCAATTACAAGTGTCGGTCCATTAATGAATCCGATCGATATTATGCTCGTGTATAGAGTACCAAACCCTGGagttaaatatgaatataaaattgccTCAAAATCAGCATTAATGAGTGAAAAAATAGCGCCACCATCTATCGACTTACGACGTCTAGATCATCGACCATCTACTCTATCATCACAAGCTGATGAAGCGGTCACACTACCTAGACATAATCATCGTATTATGAAAAATCGTCGAAAAAAATACTCATGGAAAATATCACCAAGTCGTACACCGTGTTCGAAATCATGCGGTGGTGGTTTTCAATCACAAATTGTTGTGTGCGTGCGAGAATCGACACAAATACCGGTACACGAACGTCGATGCATACATTCAGACAAACCGACGGTGTTACCAGTACGATGTGCGACACAACCATGTCCGGCACATTGGATTACAACGTGGAGTCCATGTTCTGTGACATGCGGTCAAGGTGAACAAACACGTTTGACGTTTGAATGTAAACAAGAAATTAGtcataaaataagtattatggTGAATGAAGGTGCATGTATGGAACCAAAACCACCACTTCGAAAAGCATGTTTTGTGCGTGATTGTGATGAAACTGGTACAACTGTTTCGCCTGATGACGATGAAATAGCAAGTAATGATTTAAATcaggataataataaatatcagcAAGCATTTTGGCGTACTGGTCCATGGTCACag tgttCGTCTACATGTGGAAATGGTTATCGCACGCGTTCAGTGATTTGTCATGGTCATATGATTCGTGCTGACGATTGTCCAATACAACAACGTCCAAATATTCGAGAACGATGTGAAAATCTCCCACCTTGTAATACAGATTACGAGACAACAACACAAATTCGTACCAATTTATTAACATCTTCACACACTATTCATAATGTGACGTCGTCATCATGGTTATATACAGAATGGTCACAAAATTGTGACGATGATTGTGGTACAGGTAGTCAATACCGACGTGTTGCATGTTTACGTAATGATGATACATGCGCAGACACATTAAAACCTGAAATACAACGTTCTTGCACAAGTGATCGTCATTGTGGTGGAAAATGGTATACAGGACCATGGGGTCGATGTATTGAACCATGCGGTGTAAATCCGATACAAAAACGTGAAGTTTTATGTGTGATACATGTGAAAGGACAAAGTCgtattgtaaatgaaaaaacttgTCCAATTACAACACGGCCCATTACCGAGAAACCATGTGAGGATGTACATTGTCCATCACAATGGTATACGAGTGATTGGGGTGTATGTAGTAATCCCGTAAATAGTAATAATTGTGAGAATGCCATTCAACGACGTGATGTTCGATGTTTGGATGCAAATCAACATGACGCAAATAATTGTGATAATGAAGCTACACCGCCTATGAAACGGTCGTGTGAACCTGCACATTGTTCGAATAgagatttatcaaatttaaataggGCTGCACCGGGTGATCAACCAGCCTTAGATG